In one Pseudomonas hydrolytica genomic region, the following are encoded:
- a CDS encoding ferrous iron transporter B: MVSGATSLNLVRDELFVTMEEAEQSLEHFIAERHNGSLLQQAVESLQQVRGTLNLIELAGAELLAQEVLDQATDIPAGAGEERDVQLAALSNALHVLRRYLENVDAHRQEMPELLLPAINDLRMAGAQQPLPESFFFSVRLDHARPHSATQPLDGAAKLSEGKRLRHMYQVGLLGFIREQNPQASLKLMVRAMARLDSLFANEARGRMCWIGAAAIEAQCDGQLLPRKGRKQLFSRLDRELKLMLSNPQYEAPRSLLKELLYLVALADSHGPLASAMREVFGLTPLPFTDHLLEEEYQRLAGPGQAVMRSLSTAIREELASVKDMLDLLERGTLQGETLGTLHALLGKLAKTLGMVGLNSAGNSLSAQLPLVAAWNDNTAPQPEQLHKLADAVLYVEGMVASLERGEGRDTRPAPVEPGNEADSFANHQLNEARIVVVDEAQAGLALAKRAITAYLEAGGDKMHLANVPFSLQAVRGGLWFLEQRRAAMLVGACADYIQTRMLESGQMPSEQMLETLADALSSLEYYLEAGAVMRPETRPSVLDLAEESVKALGMPVAA, from the coding sequence ATGGTGAGTGGAGCCACATCCCTGAACCTGGTGCGCGACGAACTGTTCGTCACCATGGAAGAGGCCGAGCAGAGCCTCGAGCACTTCATCGCCGAACGTCACAACGGCAGCCTGCTGCAACAGGCAGTGGAAAGCCTGCAGCAGGTGCGCGGCACCCTCAATCTGATCGAGCTGGCCGGCGCCGAGCTGCTGGCGCAGGAGGTGCTGGATCAGGCTACCGATATCCCCGCCGGCGCCGGCGAGGAGCGCGACGTGCAGTTGGCCGCGCTGAGCAACGCGCTGCACGTGTTGCGCCGCTATCTGGAGAACGTCGACGCCCATCGCCAGGAGATGCCCGAGCTGCTGCTGCCGGCAATCAATGACCTGCGCATGGCCGGCGCCCAGCAGCCTTTGCCGGAAAGCTTCTTCTTCAGCGTGCGCCTCGATCATGCGCGGCCGCACAGCGCTACCCAGCCGCTGGATGGCGCGGCCAAGCTCAGCGAAGGCAAGCGCCTGCGCCACATGTATCAGGTGGGGTTGCTCGGCTTCATCCGCGAGCAGAATCCGCAGGCCAGCCTCAAGCTCATGGTGCGCGCCATGGCGCGTCTGGACAGCCTGTTCGCCAACGAGGCACGCGGGCGCATGTGCTGGATCGGCGCCGCTGCCATCGAGGCGCAGTGCGATGGTCAGCTGCTGCCGCGCAAGGGGCGCAAGCAGCTGTTCTCGCGCCTGGATCGCGAACTCAAGCTGATGCTGAGCAATCCGCAGTACGAAGCGCCGCGCAGCCTGCTCAAGGAGCTGCTGTATCTGGTCGCGCTGGCCGACAGCCACGGTCCGCTCGCCAGCGCCATGCGCGAAGTCTTCGGGCTGACGCCGCTGCCGTTCACCGATCATCTGCTGGAAGAGGAATACCAGCGCCTGGCGGGGCCGGGGCAGGCGGTGATGCGTTCGCTGTCCACGGCGATTCGCGAAGAGCTGGCCAGCGTCAAGGACATGCTCGATCTGCTCGAGCGTGGCACCCTGCAGGGCGAAACCCTGGGTACTCTGCATGCGCTGCTGGGCAAGCTGGCCAAGACCCTGGGCATGGTCGGCCTCAACTCCGCGGGCAACTCGCTGAGTGCGCAGCTGCCGCTGGTGGCGGCCTGGAACGACAATACGGCCCCGCAGCCGGAGCAGTTGCACAAGCTGGCCGATGCCGTGCTGTATGTCGAAGGCATGGTGGCCAGCCTCGAGCGAGGCGAGGGGCGCGATACTCGACCGGCGCCGGTCGAGCCGGGCAACGAGGCCGACTCCTTCGCCAATCACCAGCTCAACGAGGCGCGTATCGTCGTGGTCGACGAGGCCCAGGCCGGTCTGGCGCTGGCCAAGCGCGCCATCACCGCATACCTGGAGGCGGGCGGCGACAAGATGCACCTGGCCAACGTGCCGTTCAGCCTGCAGGCGGTGCGTGGCGGGCTGTGGTTCCTCGAGCAGCGCCGGGCAGCCATGCTGGTCGGCGCCTGCGCCGACTATATCCAGACGCGCATGCTCGAGTCCGGGCAGATGCCGTCGGAGCAGATGCTGGAAACCCTGGCCGATGCGCTCAGCAGCCTGGAGTACTATCTGGAAGCCGGTGCCGTGATGCGGCCCGAGACCCGTCCCAGCGTGCTCGATCTGGCTGAAGAGAGCGTCAAGGCGCTGGGCATGCCGGTGGCGGCCTGA
- a CDS encoding crotonase/enoyl-CoA hydratase family protein, with product MSDYQAFRVELADKIAHVQINRPDKVNAMNADFWREIIEIFRWVDATDAVRVVVLSGAGKHFSSGIDLMLLASVGSQLGKDVGRNADALRRKILELQASFVAVDQCRKPVLAAIHGYCLGGAIDLISACDMRYATVDAQFSIKEIDMGMAADVGTLQRLPRIIGDGMMRELAFTGRSIDGAEAARIGLVNRTYESQEALLAGVMAIAADIAAKSPVAIRGTKEMIRYMRDHRVDDGLEYIATWNAAMLQSEDLRLAMTAHMTKQKPEFAD from the coding sequence ATGTCCGACTATCAAGCCTTCCGCGTCGAGTTGGCGGACAAGATCGCCCATGTGCAGATCAACCGCCCGGACAAGGTCAATGCGATGAATGCCGACTTCTGGCGCGAGATCATCGAGATCTTCCGCTGGGTCGATGCCACCGATGCGGTGCGGGTGGTGGTGCTGTCCGGTGCAGGCAAGCACTTTTCCTCCGGTATCGATCTGATGCTGCTGGCCTCGGTTGGTTCCCAACTGGGCAAGGATGTCGGCCGCAATGCCGATGCCCTGCGCCGCAAGATCCTCGAACTGCAGGCTTCCTTCGTTGCCGTCGACCAGTGCCGCAAGCCGGTGCTGGCCGCGATCCACGGCTACTGCCTGGGTGGCGCCATCGACCTGATCAGCGCCTGCGATATGCGTTACGCCACGGTCGACGCGCAGTTCTCCATCAAGGAGATCGACATGGGCATGGCGGCCGATGTCGGTACCCTGCAGCGCCTGCCGCGTATCATCGGTGACGGCATGATGCGCGAACTGGCCTTCACCGGGCGCAGCATCGACGGCGCCGAGGCCGCGCGTATTGGTTTGGTCAATCGCACCTACGAGAGCCAGGAAGCCCTGCTGGCCGGGGTCATGGCAATCGCCGCGGACATTGCCGCCAAGTCGCCGGTGGCGATTCGCGGTACCAAGGAAATGATTCGCTACATGCGTGATCACCGGGTCGACGATGGCCTGGAGTACATCGCCACCTGGAACGCTGCCATGCTGCAGTCGGAAGACCTGCGTCTGGCCATGACGGCGCACATGACCAAGCAGAAACCGGAGTTCGCCGACTGA
- a CDS encoding Orn/Lys/Arg decarboxylase N-terminal domain-containing protein, translating to MYKDLKFPVLIVHRDIKADTVAGDRVRAIARELEQDGFSILPTASAAEGRIVASTHHGLACILVAAEGAGENSRLLQDMVELIRVARVRAPQLPIFALGEQVTIENAPAEAMADLNHLRGILYLYEDTVSFLARQVARAAHNYLDGLLPPFFKALVQHTAQSNYSWHTPGHGGGVAYRKSPVGQAFHQFFGENTLRSDLSVSVPELGSLLDHTGPLAEAEARAARNFGADHTFFVINGTSTANKIVWHSMVGRDDLVLVDRNCHKSILHSIIMTGAIPLYLCPERNELGIIGPIPLSEFSRESIQAKIDASPLARGRAPKVKLAVVTNSTYDGLCYNAEMVKQALGDSVEVLHFDEAWYAYAAFHEFYAGRYGMGTQCDERSPLVFTTHSTHKLLAAFSQASMIHVQDGGQRQLDRDRFNEAFMMHISTSPQYGIIASLDVASAMMEGPAGRSLIQETFDEALSFRRALANVRRNLDAEDWWFSIWQPGEADGADSLSTADWVLQPDADWHGFGEVANDYVLLDPIKVTLVMPGLNAAGKLEERGIPAAVVSKFLWERGLVVEKTGLYSFLVLFSMGITKGKWSTLLTELLEFKRSYDANLPLVDVLPSIAHAGGGCYQGMGLRDLCDALHGCYRDNATAKALKSMYTALPEVAIKPAEAYDRLVRGEVEAVPIDQLQGRIAAVMLVPYPPGIPLIMPGERFTAATRSILDYLAFARTFDQAFPGFDIDVHGLQAEAGQYCVDCLVE from the coding sequence ATGTATAAAGATCTAAAATTCCCCGTCCTCATCGTTCACCGCGACATCAAGGCCGACACGGTGGCCGGCGATCGCGTGCGCGCCATTGCGCGCGAGCTGGAACAGGACGGTTTCAGCATTCTCCCCACCGCCAGTGCAGCCGAGGGCCGCATCGTCGCCTCCACCCACCACGGTCTGGCCTGCATCCTGGTGGCCGCCGAGGGCGCGGGGGAGAACAGTCGTCTGCTGCAGGACATGGTCGAGCTGATCCGCGTGGCGCGGGTGCGTGCTCCGCAATTGCCGATCTTCGCCCTCGGCGAGCAGGTCACCATCGAGAATGCGCCGGCCGAGGCCATGGCCGATCTCAATCACCTGCGCGGCATCCTCTATCTCTACGAAGACACCGTTTCCTTCTTGGCCCGTCAGGTGGCGCGGGCGGCGCACAACTACCTCGACGGCCTGCTGCCGCCGTTCTTCAAGGCGCTGGTGCAGCACACCGCACAATCCAACTATTCCTGGCACACGCCCGGTCACGGCGGCGGCGTGGCTTACCGCAAGAGCCCGGTAGGCCAGGCGTTTCACCAGTTCTTCGGGGAAAACACCCTGCGTTCGGATCTGTCGGTGTCGGTGCCGGAGCTGGGTTCGCTGCTCGATCACACCGGCCCGCTGGCCGAAGCCGAGGCGCGCGCCGCGCGCAACTTCGGCGCCGACCACACCTTCTTCGTGATCAACGGCACGTCCACGGCGAACAAGATCGTCTGGCATTCGATGGTCGGGCGTGACGATCTGGTACTGGTGGACCGCAACTGCCACAAGTCGATCCTGCATTCGATCATCATGACCGGTGCGATCCCGCTGTACCTGTGCCCCGAGCGCAACGAGCTGGGCATCATCGGGCCGATTCCGCTGTCGGAGTTCAGCCGTGAATCGATCCAGGCCAAGATCGACGCCAGCCCGCTGGCACGCGGTCGCGCGCCTAAGGTCAAGCTGGCGGTGGTGACCAACTCCACCTACGACGGGCTTTGCTACAACGCCGAGATGGTCAAGCAGGCGCTGGGTGATTCGGTCGAGGTGCTGCACTTCGACGAGGCCTGGTACGCCTACGCCGCGTTCCATGAGTTCTATGCCGGCCGCTACGGCATGGGTACCCAGTGCGACGAGCGCTCGCCGCTGGTGTTCACCACCCATTCCACGCACAAGCTGCTGGCCGCGTTCAGTCAGGCCTCGATGATCCATGTGCAGGATGGCGGGCAGCGCCAATTGGACCGTGACCGCTTCAACGAAGCCTTCATGATGCACATCTCCACGTCGCCGCAGTACGGCATCATCGCCTCACTGGATGTGGCCTCGGCGATGATGGAAGGCCCGGCCGGGCGTTCGCTGATCCAGGAAACCTTCGACGAGGCCCTGAGCTTCCGTCGTGCCCTGGCCAACGTGCGCCGCAATCTCGATGCCGAGGACTGGTGGTTCAGCATCTGGCAGCCGGGCGAAGCCGATGGCGCCGACAGCCTGTCGACTGCCGACTGGGTGCTGCAGCCGGACGCCGACTGGCATGGTTTCGGCGAGGTAGCCAATGACTACGTGCTGCTTGACCCGATCAAGGTGACGCTGGTGATGCCCGGTCTCAACGCGGCCGGCAAACTGGAGGAGCGCGGGATCCCGGCGGCGGTGGTCAGCAAGTTTCTCTGGGAGCGCGGCCTGGTCGTGGAAAAGACCGGTCTGTATTCCTTCCTGGTGCTGTTTTCCATGGGCATCACCAAGGGCAAGTGGAGCACGCTGCTGACCGAACTGCTGGAGTTCAAGCGCAGCTACGACGCCAATCTGCCGCTGGTGGACGTGCTGCCCTCCATCGCTCATGCGGGTGGCGGCTGCTATCAGGGCATGGGGCTGCGCGATCTGTGCGATGCGCTGCATGGCTGCTACCGCGACAACGCCACGGCCAAGGCGTTGAAGAGCATGTACACGGCTTTGCCGGAAGTGGCGATCAAGCCGGCCGAGGCCTACGACCGCCTGGTGCGCGGCGAGGTCGAGGCGGTGCCGATCGATCAACTGCAGGGGCGCATCGCTGCCGTGATGCTGGTGCCTTATCCGCCGGGCATTCCGCTGATCATGCCGGGTGAGCGCTTCACCGCCGCGACCCGCTCGATACTCGACTACCTGGCCTTCGCGCGGACCTTCGATCAGGCCTTCCCGGGCTTCGACATCGACGTGCACGGCCTGCAGGCCGAGGCGGGGCAGTATTGCGTCGATTGTCTCGTGGAGTGA
- the dnaQ gene encoding DNA polymerase III subunit epsilon, with protein MPVTDGHRIIEIGCVELLGRRLTGRHFHVYLNPDREIDEGAIAVHGITNEYVADKPRFKDVADEFYEFIKGAQLIIHNAAFDVGFINNEFALLGQSERADVSDYCSVLDTLMMARERHPGQRNSLDALCKRYGVDNSNRELHGALLDSEILADVYLAMTGGQTHLSLAGEGADSDGSGRQQATPIRRLDAARPRTRVIRASEDELAAHLARLAAIEKSAGGPSLWAQLEKAPE; from the coding sequence ATGCCGGTCACCGACGGGCACCGCATCATCGAGATCGGTTGTGTCGAACTGCTGGGGCGGCGCCTGACCGGGCGCCACTTCCATGTCTACCTGAACCCCGATCGCGAGATCGACGAAGGCGCCATCGCGGTTCACGGCATTACTAACGAGTACGTCGCCGACAAGCCGCGATTCAAGGATGTGGCCGATGAGTTCTACGAATTCATCAAAGGCGCCCAGCTGATCATCCATAACGCAGCGTTCGACGTTGGCTTCATCAACAACGAGTTCGCCCTGCTGGGGCAGAGCGAGCGTGCCGATGTCAGCGACTACTGCTCGGTGCTCGACACCCTGATGATGGCGCGTGAACGCCATCCGGGGCAGCGCAACAGCCTCGATGCGCTGTGCAAGCGCTATGGCGTCGACAACTCCAACCGCGAACTGCACGGCGCACTGCTCGACTCGGAGATCCTCGCCGACGTCTACCTGGCGATGACCGGTGGTCAGACCCATCTGTCGCTTGCCGGTGAGGGCGCCGATAGCGATGGCAGCGGTCGTCAGCAGGCTACGCCGATTCGTCGTCTGGATGCCGCGCGTCCGCGCACCCGCGTCATTCGCGCCAGCGAGGATGAACTCGCGGCGCACCTGGCGCGCCTGGCTGCCATCGAGAAATCCGCCGGTGGGCCGTCATTGTGGGCGCAGCTGGAAAAGGCGCCGGAATAA
- the rnhA gene encoding ribonuclease HI yields MSETDEVVIYTDGACKGNPGPGGWGALLVYKGVEKELWGGDPSTTNNRMELMAAIAGLIALTRPCSVKLVTDSQYVMKGIQEWLPNWKKRGWKTASKEPVKNADLWQKLDEEVNRHQVSWQWVRGHTGHPGNERADQLANRGVDEVRSAR; encoded by the coding sequence ATGTCTGAAACCGATGAAGTGGTGATCTACACCGACGGCGCCTGTAAGGGCAATCCCGGCCCCGGAGGCTGGGGGGCATTGCTGGTCTACAAGGGCGTGGAAAAGGAGTTGTGGGGCGGGGACCCCAGCACCACCAACAACCGCATGGAGCTGATGGCGGCGATTGCCGGCCTGATCGCCCTGACCCGGCCCTGCTCGGTCAAGCTGGTGACCGATTCGCAATATGTGATGAAGGGCATCCAGGAATGGCTGCCGAACTGGAAGAAGCGCGGCTGGAAGACCGCCTCGAAAGAGCCGGTGAAGAATGCCGACCTCTGGCAGAAGCTGGATGAAGAGGTCAACCGTCATCAGGTCAGTTGGCAGTGGGTGCGTGGGCACACCGGCCATCCGGGCAACGAGCGCGCCGATCAGTTGGCCAACCGTGGCGTCGACGAGGTGCGCTCGGCGCGCTGA
- a CDS encoding class I SAM-dependent methyltransferase gives MTDQAFAQADPEWLKLIGEARDWLAGPLGQLLLEEERRLLEEELARFFGGYLVSYGPGAEGPPKAGQIQHNVRLGAPMPGVQIVCEEQSWPLGEHAADVVVLQHGLDFCLSPHGLLREAARSVRPGGHLLILGIHPWSGWGARRLFAQDGLRQARCISPSRVGDWLTLLGFALEKRRFGCYRPPLASLAWQMRLRRLERWGEAWQLPGAGFYLLVARKLVVGLRPLRQSRREPMGKLLPLPVAKISRRDIDT, from the coding sequence ATGACTGATCAGGCATTCGCCCAGGCCGACCCCGAGTGGCTCAAGCTCATCGGCGAGGCGCGCGACTGGCTTGCCGGGCCGCTCGGCCAGCTGTTGCTGGAGGAGGAGCGGCGCCTGCTGGAGGAGGAGCTGGCGCGTTTCTTCGGCGGTTATCTGGTGAGCTACGGGCCAGGCGCCGAAGGCCCGCCCAAGGCCGGGCAGATTCAGCACAACGTGCGCCTGGGCGCGCCGATGCCCGGCGTGCAGATCGTCTGCGAGGAGCAGTCCTGGCCGCTGGGCGAGCACGCGGCCGATGTGGTGGTGCTGCAGCATGGTCTGGACTTCTGTCTGTCGCCACACGGCTTGCTGCGCGAAGCGGCGCGCAGCGTGCGGCCGGGCGGGCACCTGCTGATTCTGGGTATCCATCCCTGGAGCGGCTGGGGCGCGCGGCGTCTGTTCGCGCAGGACGGGCTCAGGCAGGCGCGCTGCATCTCCCCCAGTCGAGTGGGTGACTGGCTGACGCTGCTGGGCTTTGCGTTGGAGAAACGGCGGTTCGGGTGCTATCGTCCGCCGCTTGCGTCGCTCGCCTGGCAAATGCGCCTGCGGCGACTGGAACGTTGGGGGGAGGCCTGGCAACTGCCGGGGGCCGGCTTTTACCTGCTGGTAGCGCGCAAGCTGGTGGTCGGTTTACGGCCGCTGCGGCAATCGCGTCGTGAGCCGATGGGCAAGCTGTTGCCATTGCCGGTGGCCAAGATCAGCCGCCGCGACATCGATACCTGA
- the gloB gene encoding hydroxyacylglutathione hydrolase: protein MIQIDALPAFNDNYIWLLQDPTSRRCAVVDPGDAAPVLAWLEAHGDWTLSDILITHHHFDHVGGVEQLKKATGARVAGPAAEKIPARDVDLGDNDLIEVLGLRFQIMAVPGHTLGHIAYYHAEQNLLLCGDTLFAGGCGRLFEGTPQQMHQSLSRLAALPGATRVYCTHEYTLSNLRFAHAVEPHNPDVSARLAEVSRWRDEGRISLPSSIELERATNPFLRTGEPGVIEAAKRNDERSSSEPSAVFASLRAWKDRF, encoded by the coding sequence ATGATTCAGATCGACGCGCTGCCCGCCTTCAACGACAACTACATCTGGTTGCTGCAGGACCCGACCAGCCGCCGCTGCGCGGTGGTCGACCCAGGTGATGCGGCGCCGGTACTGGCCTGGCTGGAGGCTCATGGCGACTGGACGCTGAGCGATATCCTGATCACCCACCACCACTTCGACCACGTCGGTGGCGTCGAACAGCTGAAGAAGGCCACCGGCGCACGCGTCGCCGGTCCGGCGGCGGAGAAGATCCCGGCGCGTGACGTGGATCTGGGCGACAACGACCTGATCGAGGTGCTCGGCCTGCGTTTCCAGATCATGGCCGTGCCTGGCCATACCCTCGGTCATATCGCCTATTACCACGCCGAGCAGAATCTGCTGCTGTGTGGCGACACCCTGTTCGCGGGCGGCTGTGGTCGCCTGTTCGAGGGCACGCCGCAACAGATGCACCAGTCGCTTAGCCGTCTGGCCGCCCTGCCTGGTGCAACACGGGTCTACTGCACCCATGAGTACACCCTGAGCAACCTGCGCTTCGCCCATGCCGTCGAGCCGCACAACCCGGACGTCAGCGCGCGATTGGCCGAGGTGAGCCGCTGGCGCGACGAGGGCCGCATCAGCCTGCCCTCGAGCATCGAGCTGGAGCGGGCCACCAATCCCTTTCTGCGCACCGGCGAGCCCGGCGTGATCGAGGCCGCCAAACGAAACGACGAGCGGTCCTCGAGCGAACCGAGCGCCGTGTTCGCCAGCCTGCGCGCCTGGAAGGACCGCTTCTGA
- a CDS encoding lytic transglycosylase domain-containing protein, whose amino-acid sequence MPLSSRKPLNTKALVRSARALAVMCSMILAGCQSLPSDTPDRSADTSRAVGLEREPEWLNNQVKPREYTDIWERMRDGFKLQDEIGINPRIERLRLWYASNPRHVDTVSERSAPYIHYIVERLAERDMPMELALLPVIESAYDPQAYSSAHAVGLWQFIPSTGRHYNLRQTNWYDGRRDVTASTQAALNYLSRLHEMFNGDWLLALAAYNAGEGRISRAIERNEKLGLPSDYWNLSLPKETEDYVPKLLALSQVILTPEAYGVTLSPIANEPYFEQVAIKQHMDLSRVAKLADLDEQELLQLNPAYKRGITLDGPQHLLVPTEKAELLSANLALMKPQELVDWQSYTVRSGDSLHGIANRHHLSVSMLKDVNRLSGNNLRIGQVLTIPGKPGVQPSEPLYQQRSVAQAPAARTYQVKNGDNLWQIARANQVAVHDLQRWNKLQGNQLKVGQVLNLTEPGAGATQVASAKPASSARDKATYYRVQQGDSLYVIAKRFKIDLKRLQAWNPRSSTLRPGQTVTLFLP is encoded by the coding sequence ATGCCTTTATCATCACGCAAGCCATTGAATACAAAGGCATTGGTGCGAAGCGCTCGAGCGCTAGCGGTGATGTGCAGCATGATCCTGGCCGGCTGTCAGAGCCTGCCCAGCGATACCCCGGACCGCTCGGCTGACACCTCCCGAGCCGTGGGCCTGGAGCGCGAGCCGGAGTGGCTCAACAACCAGGTCAAACCGCGCGAGTACACCGATATCTGGGAACGCATGCGCGACGGCTTCAAGCTTCAGGACGAGATCGGCATCAACCCCCGCATCGAACGTCTGCGCCTCTGGTACGCCAGCAACCCGCGGCATGTCGACACCGTCAGCGAGCGCAGCGCTCCCTACATCCATTACATCGTCGAGCGCCTGGCCGAACGTGACATGCCGATGGAGCTGGCCCTGCTGCCGGTGATCGAGAGCGCCTACGACCCGCAGGCCTACTCTTCCGCCCATGCCGTCGGTCTCTGGCAATTCATTCCCTCCACCGGTCGTCACTACAACCTGCGCCAGACCAACTGGTACGACGGCCGGCGCGACGTCACCGCCTCGACCCAGGCCGCCCTCAACTACCTGAGCCGCCTGCACGAGATGTTCAACGGCGACTGGCTGCTCGCCCTGGCCGCCTACAATGCCGGCGAAGGCCGCATCAGCCGCGCCATCGAACGCAACGAAAAGCTCGGCCTGCCCAGCGACTACTGGAACCTGTCGCTGCCCAAGGAAACCGAGGACTACGTGCCCAAACTCCTGGCCCTGTCGCAGGTCATCCTGACGCCCGAGGCCTATGGCGTGACGCTGTCACCGATTGCCAACGAGCCCTACTTCGAGCAGGTCGCGATCAAGCAGCACATGGACCTCTCCCGAGTCGCCAAACTGGCCGACCTGGATGAGCAGGAACTGCTGCAGCTGAACCCCGCCTACAAACGCGGCATCACGCTCGACGGCCCGCAGCACCTCCTGGTACCGACCGAAAAGGCCGAACTGCTCAGCGCCAACCTGGCATTGATGAAGCCTCAGGAGCTGGTCGACTGGCAGAGCTACACCGTACGTTCCGGCGACAGCCTGCACGGCATCGCCAACCGTCATCACCTGAGCGTGAGCATGCTCAAGGACGTCAATCGTCTGAGCGGCAACAATCTGCGCATCGGCCAGGTGCTGACCATTCCCGGCAAGCCCGGCGTGCAGCCGAGCGAGCCGCTGTATCAGCAGCGTAGCGTGGCTCAGGCTCCGGCGGCGCGCACCTATCAGGTGAAGAACGGCGACAACCTGTGGCAGATCGCCCGCGCCAACCAGGTCGCCGTGCACGACCTGCAGCGCTGGAACAAACTGCAAGGCAACCAGCTGAAAGTTGGCCAGGTGCTCAATCTGACGGAACCGGGCGCAGGCGCCACACAGGTCGCCAGCGCCAAGCCAGCCAGCAGTGCGCGCGACAAGGCCACCTACTACCGGGTTCAGCAAGGCGATTCGCTGTACGTCATCGCCAAGCGTTTCAAGATCGACCTCAAGCGATTGCAGGCCTGGAACCCGCGCAGCAGCACGTTGCGCCCCGGGCAGACAGTGACGCTCTTCCTGCCCTGA
- a CDS encoding HDOD domain-containing protein — protein sequence MQSWIDRLNQAELPALAAVVQDLQRLAQQDSASVQQLADVLLRDAALTSKVLRVGNSVYYNPSQETIKTISRAIVLIGFDNVRLIGLSVSLIDGLLTRAPREQLQELLARSFHAAVQARNIAGYVLSKHAEEVFIAALLHHLGELAFWGCGGEQADELAAALAQPGVETEEAVREVLGTSFRQLTQGLVKSWNLGETVSLAHAGANQHDPAAYAVQLGVRISEAALQGWDSPEMEAVLAKMAAFVDLSPEEALQQVLASADEAVKVASTFGASKLCRLIPNTDPEQIRLQQEERKARLLQPDLLVMQQALQDLGLMVSKRADVGLILDTLLKGLHRGAGLERVMLAVLADGQSCFRAKRVMGDKTEQWLQDFVLPAEQVEQPHIFSYALRHREPIWMGVPASYNLAELVTQPIRRSLGAGMFFIAPIIAGTREIGVLYADSRLSGRALRHEQFVAFQRFTQLTGRCLEAISKR from the coding sequence TTGCAGTCATGGATCGATCGCCTGAACCAAGCCGAACTACCCGCGCTGGCCGCCGTGGTGCAGGATCTGCAGCGCCTGGCCCAGCAGGATTCGGCCTCGGTGCAGCAGCTGGCCGACGTGTTGCTGCGTGACGCAGCGCTGACCAGCAAGGTGCTGCGGGTCGGCAACAGCGTCTATTACAACCCCTCGCAGGAAACCATCAAGACCATTTCGCGGGCCATCGTGCTGATCGGCTTCGACAATGTGCGACTGATCGGGCTGTCGGTGAGCCTGATCGACGGCCTGCTCACCCGCGCGCCCCGCGAGCAGTTGCAGGAGCTGCTCGCGCGTTCCTTCCACGCCGCCGTACAGGCACGCAACATCGCCGGTTACGTGCTCTCCAAGCATGCCGAGGAAGTGTTCATCGCCGCCTTGCTGCATCATCTCGGCGAGTTGGCCTTCTGGGGCTGTGGCGGTGAGCAGGCCGATGAACTGGCCGCGGCCCTGGCGCAACCGGGGGTCGAAACCGAGGAGGCGGTGCGCGAGGTGCTGGGCACCAGCTTCCGGCAACTGACCCAGGGGCTCGTGAAAAGCTGGAACCTGGGCGAGACCGTCAGCCTGGCCCATGCCGGCGCCAATCAGCACGACCCGGCGGCCTATGCGGTGCAGCTGGGGGTGCGTATCAGCGAGGCGGCGCTGCAGGGCTGGGATTCGCCAGAGATGGAAGCCGTGCTGGCGAAGATGGCCGCATTCGTCGACCTCAGTCCGGAGGAGGCGCTGCAGCAGGTGCTGGCCAGTGCCGACGAGGCGGTCAAGGTGGCCTCCACCTTTGGCGCCAGCAAGCTGTGTCGGCTCATTCCCAATACCGACCCCGAGCAGATTCGCCTGCAGCAGGAAGAGCGCAAGGCGCGCCTGTTGCAGCCGGACCTGCTGGTCATGCAGCAGGCGCTGCAGGACCTCGGCCTGATGGTAAGCAAGCGCGCCGATGTCGGCCTGATTCTCGATACCCTGCTCAAGGGGCTGCACCGCGGCGCCGGTCTGGAACGGGTGATGCTGGCGGTGCTGGCGGATGGGCAGAGCTGTTTTCGCGCCAAGCGCGTGATGGGCGACAAGACCGAGCAGTGGCTGCAGGACTTCGTTTTGCCTGCCGAGCAGGTCGAGCAGCCCCATATCTTCAGCTATGCACTGCGCCACCGCGAGCCGATCTGGATGGGGGTGCCGGCCAGCTACAACCTGGCCGAGCTGGTCACTCAGCCGATCCGCCGCAGCCTGGGCGCGGGAATGTTCTTCATCGCGCCGATCATCGCGGGAACGCGAGAGATCGGGGTGCTCTATGCCGACAGCAGGTTATCCGGCAGGGCGCTGCGCCACGAACAGTTCGTGGCCTTCCAGCGCTTTACCCAGTTGACCGGGCGCTGCCTGGAGGCGATCAGCAAGCGTTGA